The following proteins come from a genomic window of Longimicrobium sp.:
- a CDS encoding S-adenosylmethionine decarboxylase, which produces MTDGREWLVEAHGCDPAPLRDVEALRALFAAVVAGLELHPVGDPLWHKFPGPGGVTGMVLLAESHLTVHTFPEHGSLCLNLFCCRPRPEWDFGAELRARFGADEVTVRAVDRPYAAVVAA; this is translated from the coding sequence GTGACCGACGGCCGCGAGTGGCTGGTGGAGGCGCACGGCTGCGACCCCGCACCGCTGCGCGACGTGGAGGCGCTGCGCGCGCTCTTCGCGGCCGTGGTGGCGGGGCTGGAGCTGCACCCGGTGGGCGACCCGCTCTGGCACAAGTTCCCGGGGCCGGGGGGCGTAACCGGGATGGTGCTGCTGGCCGAGAGCCACCTGACGGTGCACACCTTTCCCGAGCACGGCTCGCTCTGCCTCAACCTCTTCTGCTGCCGCCCGCGCCCTGAGTGGGACTTCGGCGCCGAGCTGCGCGCCCGCTTCGGCGCGGACGAGGTGACGGTGCGCGCGGTGGACCGGCCCTACGCCGCGGTGGTGGCCGCGTGA